The following coding sequences lie in one Balneola vulgaris DSM 17893 genomic window:
- a CDS encoding FAD-binding oxidoreductase has translation MSEIILPEVELNIYSPKNPVEATIVENRVCTTESSPNIVRHITFDISGTDLEGRIRVGQSIGVLPPGENEKGRPHKLRLYSVSSPSKGEGGQSHLISTTVKRAIDEVEGTLYLGVASNYLSNLKPGDKVKLTGPSGKRYLLPENPKDFNYVFFATGTGIAPFRGMIMELFENGYEGDVALVFGCAYRTDLLYPEFIKEMTERHSNFHYISCVSREDRRKDGSKFYVQSAIEDQAELLNPIFSKENTLIYICGMKGMETGIYQNLALQGHLDYLQLRGDLAEREPNTWDWEDIKKNIKPSARTFEEVY, from the coding sequence ATGTCAGAAATCATACTTCCAGAGGTTGAACTAAATATTTATAGTCCTAAAAATCCTGTTGAGGCTACTATTGTTGAGAATAGAGTTTGTACTACTGAAAGTAGTCCGAATATAGTTCGACATATTACATTCGACATTTCAGGAACTGATTTAGAAGGGAGAATTAGAGTTGGGCAATCGATTGGTGTTCTGCCTCCGGGTGAAAATGAAAAAGGGCGTCCACATAAATTACGTTTATACTCCGTATCGTCTCCAAGTAAGGGCGAGGGCGGGCAATCGCATCTGATCTCTACTACGGTAAAAAGAGCGATTGATGAAGTAGAAGGAACGCTTTACTTAGGAGTGGCATCCAACTATTTATCGAATTTAAAGCCGGGTGATAAAGTAAAACTTACAGGCCCAAGTGGTAAGCGTTATCTGCTTCCTGAAAACCCAAAAGATTTTAACTATGTATTTTTTGCTACCGGTACAGGAATTGCTCCTTTCCGTGGCATGATCATGGAATTATTTGAAAATGGATATGAAGGAGATGTCGCTCTGGTATTTGGTTGCGCTTACCGTACCGACTTATTATATCCTGAGTTCATTAAAGAGATGACCGAACGCCATTCTAATTTCCATTACATCAGTTGTGTGTCGCGGGAAGACAGACGTAAAGATGGAAGTAAATTCTACGTGCAGAGTGCTATCGAAGATCAAGCAGAGCTATTAAATCCTATTTTCAGTAAAGAAAATACCTTGATTTATATCTGTGGTATGAAGGGCATGGAAACTGGTATCTACCAAAATTTAGCGCTTCAAGGTCACCTTGATTACCTACAACTTAGAGGTGATTTAGCGGAACGTGAGCCAAACACATGGGATTGGGAAGACATCAAGAAGAATATCAAACCTTCAGCTAGAACCTTTGAAGAAGTGTACTAA
- a CDS encoding DUF502 domain-containing protein: MKTLLNYFFRGMLIVFPVGATIYLVSIAIGWMNESLNYLFYRWFDYNIPGLGIITGFVAISLVGFIFTRAFTKPIVNMFEKLFSRTPIISIIYSSLRDLTEAFVGEKKKFNKPVVIDFGVPGVKRLGFVTQESLLNLGLESEVAVYCPHSYNFSGNLYIVHKDHIKPIKKDAADFMRFVVSGGVTNLEK; this comes from the coding sequence ATGAAAACTCTTCTCAATTATTTCTTTCGTGGAATGTTAATTGTGTTTCCTGTAGGTGCTACCATTTATCTGGTTTCTATAGCCATTGGATGGATGAATGAATCACTCAATTATCTCTTTTACAGGTGGTTTGATTACAACATCCCGGGTTTAGGCATCATTACAGGCTTTGTAGCTATTTCACTGGTAGGTTTTATTTTTACTCGTGCTTTTACAAAACCAATTGTAAATATGTTCGAGAAGCTGTTTTCACGCACCCCTATCATTAGCATCATTTACAGTTCTCTTCGAGATTTAACGGAAGCCTTTGTTGGGGAGAAAAAGAAATTCAATAAACCTGTAGTGATAGATTTTGGTGTTCCAGGAGTAAAACGTCTTGGATTTGTAACTCAAGAATCATTACTCAATCTCGGACTTGAGAGTGAAGTTGCGGTGTATTGCCCTCACTCATATAACTTTTCTGGTAATCTATATATCGTACACAAAGACCACATAAAGCCCATCAAAAAAGATGCCGCAGACTTTATGAGATTTGTTGTTTCTGGAGGTGTTACTAATTTAGAGAAGTAA
- a CDS encoding porin family protein — protein MKFLLSTIACAMLFAFSNVAHAQTNPLKDKSGIGPKIGYYKAPDADDGTMFVGFQSRSRGDVFGFEFAAEYRGEQSYTVSGSEVTTRQIPITASLLMFVPVAPNFQPYGLAGLGAYYTFYDYEGGLNNGDDADFNIGYHLGFGADLPLSNSAALNVDYRYLFLDGPDDSLGDKEFSGNVISAGLTFYF, from the coding sequence ATGAAATTTCTACTTTCTACCATTGCTTGTGCTATGCTATTTGCATTTTCAAATGTTGCACATGCTCAAACTAACCCACTTAAAGACAAATCTGGTATAGGACCAAAAATTGGTTACTACAAAGCTCCTGATGCTGACGATGGTACCATGTTTGTAGGTTTCCAGTCTCGCTCTAGAGGAGATGTTTTCGGGTTTGAATTTGCTGCAGAATACCGTGGAGAGCAATCTTATACTGTAAGTGGTTCTGAAGTTACAACACGTCAAATTCCAATTACAGCTTCTTTATTAATGTTTGTACCAGTAGCTCCAAATTTTCAGCCATATGGTTTAGCTGGTTTAGGTGCTTATTACACATTCTATGACTATGAAGGTGGACTTAATAATGGTGATGATGCTGATTTTAACATTGGGTATCACCTTGGTTTTGGTGCCGATCTACCCCTATCGAACAGCGCGGCATTAAATGTGGACTATAGATACTTATTCCTAGATGGTCCAGATGATAGTCTAGGTGACAAAGAGTTTAGCGGTAATGTTATTTCAGCTGGATTAACATTTTATTTCTAA